A DNA window from Phoenix dactylifera cultivar Barhee BC4 chromosome 13, palm_55x_up_171113_PBpolish2nd_filt_p, whole genome shotgun sequence contains the following coding sequences:
- the LOC103707274 gene encoding protein RALF-like 33 yields MAKRSRPLSHFLLLLAASIPLLAVTSEAVSASFAGSVAGGAADLGWIPGRTECRGTVAECIAGDEFELESEISRRILAFRRYISYNSLRRGSVPCSRRGASYYNCRPGAHANPYSRGCSAITRCRR; encoded by the coding sequence ATGGCAAAGCGAAGCAGGCCTCTTTCccacttcctcctcctcctcgccgcCTCCATCCCTCTGCTCGCCGTCACCTCCGAGGCGGTCTCCGCCTCCTTCGCCGGGTCCGTCGCCGGCGGCGCGGCGGATCTGGGTTGGATCCCGGGCCGTACGGAGTGCCGGGGGACGGTCGCGGAGTGCATCGCCGGCGACGAGTTTGAGCTAGAATCGGAGATCAGCCGCCGGATCCTGGCCTTCCGGCGCTACATCAGCTACAACTCGCTGAGACGCGGCAGCGTCCCTTGTTCTCGCCGCGGCGCCTCGTACTACAACTGCCGCCCCGGCGCCCACGCCAACCCCTACTCCCGCGGCTGCTCCGCCATCACCCGGTGCCGGCGTTAG